ATCCAAAACGAGGCGAGCGGGAGAGCCTGATTCGTTAACGAACGGGCGGTCAGTGGCCCGCCCGGAGGTGATGAACTCGAAGCGGCTGTTGTTGTTGCTGTCCCGGTACAGCACCGCCTCATAGGTGCCGGTGCTGTTGAGCGTCGTCCGATTAGCGACCCCGCCCGGCGGGCTGCGATTGACGCGCAGCGAGACGTTCCAGTGAGTGCCCGCGTCGAGGCGCTTGGAGACCGCGATCGTACTCTCTTCCAGAATTCCTTCTTCGTCCGGGCCGGTGCTATCGAGCACGACGAAGCCGGGTTCCGACAGCGTTACCGATCCGACTGTGACCGTCGAGCCGTTGATCGTCTGATTCGCCAGCGAGACCGTCGCAGTAGCGCTCGCGTTGGTTGCGTTGGTCGCGTTCGTCGTGTTCGTCTGCGGGGTTGCAGTTTGGTTCGTACTCTGGGCGTCAGCAACACCGGCCGGCGAGAGGGTCGCCGGCCCACCGAGAAACGCACCAGGAACGGTCGCAACGACCACGAGCGCGATAGCGACCATGCCAGCACCGAACAGCGCAGAATTCGCCGTCGGGCTATCCGCTCGCAGCGAGCTCAAAGAGAGCCGCCAGTTCGAGACCGGCAGGAACGGCTTGACGCCCCGAACGGTAATCACGTCACCGAGCAGGTGCGCTAGCACGCCGTAGGCACCGATCGTGAACCCGAACAGCGCGAACCCCCATCGGCTCACGTTTCCGCGGGCCTGCTGCTGGAGCGTCGTGACGATCTCGGCCGGCGGAAGGTTCGGGATCATTTTGAGCACGCCAGCGACGATCACCATCGAGACGATGATCGTCCCCGCTCCCTGNATCGCCCACGTCGCCGAGCTTCGACCGCGTGCTCGATGCGGTGAAAGACGTTGGCTGTGACCCGTCGGGCGGGAGGTCGATCCACGAGCACCGAGAGCAGGCTATACAGCAGATCGAACCCGGTCCCACCGAGGAGCCAGCCGGCCGCGCCGAACACGCCCCCGACGACGAGCACCGAGAGCAGCGAATGACTCACGCCGCGATGGTTCAGTACCGGCAGGTGAAAGTCGCGGTCGGGCAGCGGTTCGACGGCTTGAATCCCGAGCCAGCAGACTCCGGCGAGCAGAAGCTTCCCATCGCCCGCGAGCACGTATGCCAGCGGTGCGAACGCCAGCAGAGTCATGCCAGTATGGCCTTGTCTGTTCATGCTCAGTTCTCATCCCCGTGATCGCAGCACAACGAGTCGCTGTCGACCTCGATACGCCGGTCGATCTTCCTGATTTCAGTCTGTGCGTCGATCAGCCAGTCTCGGAGTTCGTTCTGGAAGCGTGATTCGACCTCTTCGGGTGGGAGCGGTGAATAGACGAGACCGATGCTGCCCGTCTCGAACGTGCGTTCCTCGCGTTCGACGAGACCGGCATCATGCAACGCGCGAAGCGATTTCGCAACATACCGACGGTGGCGATCAACGACCTCAGCGATACGGTCGATCTTACTGTCGGGATGTTCGACCACCGCAATATACGCGCGGACGTGTGATTCTTGGAGATCGAAGACCGAAAGCAGCGCCTCTTGAGCAGAAGAGGGATTGCGGAATATCTCGCTGATTTCCTTCGACTCGACCAGTGGTGTGATGTCAGTTCCAGTCGGGGTATCAGTATCGCCCATACCCCCGTTCCCTGCTGCATATAGGAGTAAATAGAGCGGCCATGTGATTTATTTGTAGAATTCTTCTGTTATTTTGGCGTCCGGTTTAGTGTGAATATTTTGTGCAGATTAAATGATATGCCCGCTCTATTTTTACCTTTATGTAGAGGTGAGAGGTCACATCGGCATCATACACACGAAGATGCCCAAAATTGCCCATGTCAGTTACGCTCGCAGATGTTCAGGATCAGGTTGCATCGCTCAAGCAGGGAGCCTATCGGACAGCTCCAGTCCACGCGACGCTCGCCAGTTGGTCGTTTGTCGGCCTCGAACGCCTCGGTGAGAAGGCAACGAGTACCCGCAAACGGCGAATGTCGCTGCTCTCGGTGGGGCTGATGATGGCTTTCATCGGTCCCGCAGCCGCGCAGGTCAGCTGTAGTAGCGGCCCGCTGTCGTTTCTGAGCAAGATTCACTCGCTCATCACCCAGGGAGCGGGGACGATCATCGTCTCGATGGTGATCGTCGCTGGCGTGCTCAAAATGATCCCCATGCGTGGGACGAACAGTTGGGGGAACGCACTCATCGGCAGCGTCATCGTCGGCGTGCTCTTCCTCGTCCTCGGGCCGGCGGTGGTTGATCTCGCTGACCAGAGCACGGGCATCAACCTCGATGCTCAGTGTACCAGTGGCGGTGGCGGCAACAGTAGCGGGTGATTCAGCGGCGCTTTCGCTCCCGATTATGCACGTGTCACCATTTTCAACCGATCAGGACGGGAGATTCGGTCGTACAGTCACCATCGCCCTCGTTGCCGCTCTGTTTGTGAGCACGATAGCTGGAGCCATCGCTGCTCCACCCGTCGCTGCCCAACAGAACGGCAGCGAACAGGACGGAGGCGGTGATTCCATCACGAAACAGGAGTTCCGCAACTGGATCAGCAAAGTGATGGGTATGGAAAGTAAGGGTGCTGCTCAGGAGGCGGCCCGGAAGAACCCCGATAAGGTTGACATCCTCGCACGCGCGTTCAAGCAGAATGTCGACACATCGCTTTCAGGCACCCGCCTCACGGATACGATCAAACAGCGCCCGCAGTACGTCATCAACACCATCAAGCAAGCCTCCGGTGGCGGGCCGTTCCCCGCGCCGGTCGCCGCAGCGAACAACGGCGGCGGAGGCGGAGGTGGAGGCGGGAACAGCACGAACGAAAGTGCCAACGGGACGGCCGAGAACGGAACAGCCGGGAATGGGAGTGAGGGAGGCCCCACGTCGAACGAGTCGGTCAACCGCATCATCAGCGAGTTCACGTCGAAAAATCTCGGCTACAACCAACTCTCGCAGGAAAACAAATCGCGGGCGAACGACATCCTGCTGTCGGTCACGCAGGGCAACCTCAGCCAACAGCAGATCAACTCGAAGTTCACTAACCTCGAACAGCTGTTTGCGAACGCCAGCGGCGCGGGGAACCTCGGCAGCACTGGACTGAAAGAACAGCGCCGCCAGATCGTCATGGAGTACGTCGGTGAGCGCGAGAAGCACAATCCGATCCCAAAGATCGACATCGACATTCCGGGGCTGCTGGATCAGAAACTCGAATCGTTTGCCGATTCGATGCGCGAGGGCGCGGCGGGCATTCTCAAGAAGGTCTACGGACTCGCCTTCTCGACACCCGTCCCGCAGAATGATGGCTGGCAGGGAGTTCTCGGCACGCCGACCAACGAGCCGTTCCAGTCACTCTACGAGCAGTTGCTCAAAGGCAAGCTCTACCCGGTGTTGAACTACCTGCTGGGGACGGCGGTGATCGTCATGGGCATTTCGTTGGTCGTGAACCCGCTCATGTCGCGCTTTCGCGCGCTCGATCTGGCGATCAAGTTCGTCTCGTTTCTGCTGTTGTACGTCTCGGCGTGGGCAGCGGTCACGCTCATGCATGGGGCCGTCGATGGCATCACGGTGTGGTTGCGGCCCTCCGAGCAGGCGATGGAGGCTCTCGCAACCAACGTCACGAAACTCAGCGCCGGAGCCATCGGTGCGTACTTCATCGGTGCAGGCGGGATACTGGCGAGCGTGTTCAGTCTGGGTGTCGAGCTCGGCTTGCGGAAGGTCGCACTCCAGTATTTCTTCCCGTATGTCTTCCCAGCCCTGCTGTTGCTGCTGTACGTCTCACCGTGGCGGCGGCTCAAAAGCTTCGCGAGCGTCGTCATCTGGCAGTATGTGAATGTCCTGACGATGGTGATTCCGATGGCGATACTGCTGAAAGCCGCAGCCATCGTCAGTTTCACGACCAGCGACGGTGTGGTGGCGATGCTCGTTCTGGTCGCGTTGTTCCTGTTCGCGGTGAGCATCCCGACGATCACGACATACACGTTCCTGCAAGTGCCGGGCAAAGCCGCCAGCGTCGGGAAATCCGCCGCCGCTGGTGCCGCAGATCGCGCCAGCACGGCCAAAGACAAGCTCGGATGGGATGGTGACGATTCGGCGAGCACGGGCACCGCGACCGCCGATACCAGTCCCGGCAGCCGCACCGAGCAGGCCGTCGAGGTCAGTACCGACGGCGGAACGACGGGCATCCCGAGTTCGGGCGAACTCGCCCCCGAGCAGGTCGAGAACATCGACCCTACAGGCGGGTCGGCTACGACCGCCGGGCAAGTCCGCGATCTCGAACAGGCCGAGCATCAGGACCCGATGAACCCCTCGGCGATGAAGGAATCGTACTTCGAGGACCATCCCCAGCGGATGACGATGGATGAAAAACTCGCCAGCCAATCATGAGACAGAACCCACGCGAACTCATCAACGACATCCACGAGACCGTTAGCGACGACGACAGCGAGCGCAAGATCCTCGCTGACTATTCGGAGAACCCTACGATTTGGGGCTACTCGAAGGTCTGGCTGTTCTTCATGCTCATCCCGGCGATGGTCATGTTCCGGGTCTCGGCGAGCTATCTGACCGGCCAAAACCAACTCTACGGATTCATCGCGACGGTCCTGCTCGCCGGGCTGGGCATTCTCGCGACGGTCGCCTCGCCGGGCGACATGTCCGCCCGCGATTACTTCGAGGCGATCGTTTCCAGACACGCTCACCAGCAAGAGATGATTCACGACAGCGCACCCGAAGAAAGCCGACTCGAACAGCCGAAAAACGACTCGCTGCTCGGCCGGTTCGCACGCCTCCCACTCGTCCGCGACTGGCCGATCATCGGTGCGGGCGATTACAAGCCGACGCAGGAACTCGTCGCGCACAAGAAGCCCTACCGCGACGAGTACGCCATCGAGCTTGACGATGGAACGCTCATCGCTGGCATCCGCGTGCGGGCGATACCGCTCCGCCTGGAATCCACCGACGCTAAAGAGAAGGCTGAGAGAGCTGTCGCCAACGCGCTCGAAGGCACTGTCGATTACGACGCCCAGTGGATTTCGCCGACTCGCGTGGCGAACTTCGAGCGTCGACGTTCGGAATGGAAAGATCGCGGCCGCGAGTATCAGGCGCAGGCAGATCGCCTCACCAGTGCCGAGGGTGAGGAGATGGCCGTAGATGCGATACGGCAGCAAATTCTCGCCGACATCGCCAACGAGCGCGCCGCCGGGATCAACCTCTACGAGGACACCAAGCGCATTCGAGAACACTACATCATCGTCAGCGTTGACCCCGGCGAGGCCGTGATCGACCGTTCCTCGGAAGCCGGCGGTCTCGGTAGCGTGCCCGGCTTCCGGTGGTTCGTCGAGCAATACCGCCTCTACCAACAGTCCGGCTCCGAGGAGCATACCGCTACGCTCATCAGCAAGCTCGAACGCCGTGCGGACGATCTCGAACGAGAGCTGCGTCGTATCGACGGCCTCACGCCCACCACGCTGCCGTCCGAGGAGTTCTCGGAGGTCATCGCGGACTACTATCGAGGTACGAACGTCCGGGCTCACGAGGAATTCACGCAGACGATTCGTGGCTCGCCAGTTCCGGGCGACGAGGAAGCCGGCGACCCCGAACACGACGTGGGCTACCAGCACATCACCAACCGCGACCGTGCTGGTTCGTCTCCGTCGCCATCGCCAACGAGCGTTCACGCTACCGACGGCGGAGCAGCCAGCGAGAGCGAACCAGAACAGCCCGACCAGACAACCGACAGCGACCAGCGAGGCGATTCTTCATGAGCAACGCCGCTAACACCGATGAACAGGCAGTAGGCGAGTTGAACGAAAACGTGCTCGTGGGCCTCGCAGCCAACGACGAAGAACTTGCGTGGCGGTACAAAACCGCTCTCGCGCCCGATTCGTACAAGCGACACACCGACGGTGATGAAGTGAGCGGCGAGTACGGCGAGATCGACGGCGACTACTACACCCAGACGCTCGAAATCCGCGACTGGCCCGCGATCCCCGCTCACGGCTTCTTTGATCGCATCGTGTCGTTCTCGATGCCGAAAGTCGATGTGACGCTCTCGACGCATCTCACCGGGGAAGACGAGCGCGAAGCCGACCGGAACCTCGCAGGAGCGGCCGACTCGCTCAAAGGACGTGTCAAGAACCTCGCCAAAAACAAGTGGATACCCGATTACTTCGTCGAGGAAGCCGTCGAGGAGTACGCCGATGTGAAGCGCACGCAGAACACGGTATCTGCGTCGGAATACGGCCTCTACACCTCCCACACGTACATTGAGGTGCGAGCCCCGGACCCGGACACGCTCGATACGGCGATCAAGCAGATCCGCTCACGGATGCAGGACGTTTCGGCGGATGCCAAGCCGCTGAAATACCACTCCCAACTCGGTTATCAGACCGCCGCGCCCGCGTGTAAGGACTTCATGGGCGGCAAGACGAAGATGACCGGCGACGGTCTCTCGCGGCTCATTCCGTGGACTGCGCGGAACCTCATCGAACCCGGCGGGATCGAACTCGGCATCAACGAGGACACGGGCGACCCGATCGTGCTCGATCTCCAGAACCGCGAGACGGGCTTCAACGTCGGCGTCTGGGGCACTATCGGCAGCGGAAAGACCACGACGGTCACGCGGCTGCTCTCCCGGCTGAAAATGAAAAATTCCGATATGCCCGTGGTCATCATCGACCCGAAAGAGGAGTTCGCTGGCTTCACGTGGCTGTTCGACGGCGACCGCGTGGTGATCGGGTCGGATACCGGGATCAACCCGCTCCAGATCGAGGAGACGTCGGTCGAGAAACTGGAGGAGATCGGCGAGGAAGCGCCCTATCGCAACGCGATCCGGCGGGCGATGGACTTCGTGCGGAGCTTCTACGATTATCAGGGCATCCCCTTCGAGAACAAACAGGGGACGTGGCGGAAGGCCATCCAGAAGGCGTACCGGGGACGCGGCATCACCAACAACCCCGAAACCCACCACCACGAGAGCCCGACGTTCGCCGACGACGTGTTCCCGATCTTCTTGGAGATGATTCGTAACCCCGAGAAACACGTCGAAGACGAACTCGAAGATGTTGACCTCTCGAAAGACGAACTCCAAAAGACCGCCAACGACATCTATCAGAACGACATCGGCGCGCTCCGCGAAGACGGCGAGTTCGCCCACCTCTCGAAATCGACCGACATCGACCTCCAGAGCATCGACGTGCTGTATCTCGACTTGCAGAACTACGAGTCCGAGACCACTGCCGGCCTGATGATGGGACCGCTGCTCACAGCAGTTCTCGAACAGGCCAAGAAGGTTGACGAACCGATGGCGCTCGCAATGGACGAGTTTCACTATATGCTACACAACTCGTCGTCGCTGGAGACGCTGAAACAGGGCTACCGCCACTCGCGGCATTCGGATCTTTCGATGATAACAGCCACCCAGTCGGTCGAGGAATTCTTCACCGAGAGCGACGACGGCAGCGGCCAGCAGTTGACTGAGACCGCGAGCACTCTGACGAATCTCATGTCGGTCAAAATCTGGCACTACCTCGAAGAGATGGACGACGACTGGGCCGGCGAGTTCGACATGAGCGAATCCGAACGCCAGTATATCGACGACGCTTCCACGGGCGATCCGACTGCCCAAGCGCTGTTGCAGACCCAGAAGAAGGGCAGTTATCGGCTGGACGTGAACTTCTCGGACAAGCTCAATCCCCGAGAGTTCGCGATGAATCAGTACGACCCGACAGATCACGGGCCAGACCCACTCGCGTTCCTCGATGGGTACACCGACCGCACTGGCCGCGATGTCACCGAGTGGTCGTGGTCGATGCCGACTGAGAGTGACGAAGAGCAGTCGGCAACTGAGCTCGCCGACGGGCGCACGGTCACGACCGACGTTTCCGACGTTGATACCATGCCCGGCAACGGTGCCGACAGTGCTCACTCCGCGAGCGAGAGCACCGACGGCGAGGATGAAGCCAGCGAGTCGGACGACGGGCAGCAGTCGGATGGGTTCGCTAGTCGCCTGAAAGACTCGGTGAGTGATGCTGTCGGGCGCAACGACCAAGACGAGAGTGAAGTGGTCGAAGACCTGGAATTGACCGACATTCACGGTACCATCACCGCCCGAATGGCCAGCGATCTTCGAACAGCGGGCTACGAGAGTGTCGAGGATTTCTTCGAGGCCGACAACGCCGCGCTCGCGGAGATCGAGGGCCTCGACGTGACCAAAGCCGCGTTCCTCCGTCGACAGGCCGCCAAAACTCTCGACCGGTCGCCATCGGTCGTTGAATCACCGGAAGCAACGGATAAACGAGAAGCCGCCGCCGACGCGGAGAGTGGTGAAGAAAACGCCGAGAACGGCGGACACCAGCCCGAGGGAGCGCAGCCTTCGGATACTCCCGACGGCGATGAGAGCGCCGATGCAGCCGAGCACTCGCCCGAGGACAACGACGCCAGCCAGCCCGCGCTCACGGACATCCAGGAAGTCGGCAGCGACCGTGCCGACGTGCTCCGCGAGGCCGGCTTCGAGACCGTCGAGGACGTGGCAGCCGCCAGCGAGAACGGTCTAACCGACGCCGAGGGCATCGGCGCTGCTCGTGCCGAGACGATCAGCGGGAGTGCGAGCGCCCTGCTCGATGACTCGGGGCGAGCAGAAGCCGACGCTACGGGAGATGGTGAGTGAGATGACCGCAGTGCTCACCCGATTCCACGCTCGGCAGAAGTACCGCCATCTATCCGCTTGGGCGTTTGGCCGGGCGTTCTTCGCTTATGCGTTCGCACAGACGTACCTCTACCTGTACGGCCCTGCACCGGCTGTGGTCCCGCGTCTCGGGATGACTGTCGCGGCGCTCTGTGGCGCAGTTGCCGTCTTGTTCGGTGCAGCGGTGCTCGTACTCTGGCTCACCGACTGGGTAGAGAGGATGCGCCAGCAGTGGCTTCCGCGACTCATAGGAGCCAGAACTGGAGGTGAGTAGCGGTGTTCGACAGCGATTCAGACAGCCTCACCAATCGGGAGCGCGACCGAGTGTTGAACGCCGAAACACGCCGTGCGCTCCGGCGTGCGGCCCGACTGTTCGGCGTGGCGGCCGTTGGAATGCTCACAGCCGCCGCCGTTCTCTCGCTCACAGCGGCAACGGCGATACTCTCGGCCCCGTGGCAGTTGCACCTCGCCGTCACCGTGATCGTCGCGCTTGCGCTTCCGGTTGCCGTGCCCTACGCGATGCTCCGCGTGTACGGTCTCGCCCACCGCGACGTGGTGTACATCGCCAAACAAGCCTATCGAGAGGCCGCCGCCGAGATCATCGCGCTCAGTGGCACCTCCACCGTTTCCGTTGCTTTCGACGAGGCCAGTGCCGGCACCGATGAAGCGGTCGATGCGGCCTCACACAGCCCCGTCGAGGACGGCTCCGACGAGACAAGCCCCGGCTTCGAGAGCGATGAATCCGCCGATGAGAGCAGTATCGGCCACGAAACAACCGAGA
This portion of the Halococcus salifodinae DSM 8989 genome encodes:
- a CDS encoding DUF7282 domain-containing protein translates to MVIVAGVLKMIPNLPPAEIVTTLQQQARGNVSRWGFALFGFTIGAYGVLAHLLGDVITVRGVKPFLPVSNWRLSLSSLRADSPTANSALFGAGMVAIALVVVATVPGAFLGGPATLSPAGVADAQSTNQTATPQTNTTNATNATNASATATVSLANQTINGSTVTVGSVTLSEPGFVVLDSTGPDEEGILEESTIAVSKRLDAGTHWNVSLRVNRSPPGGVANRTTLNSTGTYEAVLYRDSNNNSRFEFITSGRATDRPFVNESGSPARLVLDSGYITIRGSREDPNATPTPTASIRFADQRTDGVEVTIRSVTLPQGGFVVVHNQSYLRGGDPTQTSVGYSQYLSAGTHRNVSITLLQPVQRDQTLVAIPSRDTDGNRSYDYVRTDGFQDVGYTDGGEVITDTASVTITGSPSTSEAVSSATPSDTASESTTVVTSQPGTSAPDSSGGGVGAWIASHPLGVVVVVLAVIVVIPSLWRRL
- a CDS encoding helix-turn-helix domain-containing protein, which produces MGDTDTPTGTDITPLVESKEISEIFRNPSSAQEALLSVFDLQESHVRAYIAVVEHPDSKIDRIAEVVDRHRRYVAKSLRALHDAGLVEREERTFETGSIGLVYSPLPPEEVESRFQNELRDWLIDAQTEIRKIDRRIEVDSDSLCCDHGDEN
- a CDS encoding helix-hairpin-helix domain-containing protein, encoding MSNAANTDEQAVGELNENVLVGLAANDEELAWRYKTALAPDSYKRHTDGDEVSGEYGEIDGDYYTQTLEIRDWPAIPAHGFFDRIVSFSMPKVDVTLSTHLTGEDEREADRNLAGAADSLKGRVKNLAKNKWIPDYFVEEAVEEYADVKRTQNTVSASEYGLYTSHTYIEVRAPDPDTLDTAIKQIRSRMQDVSADAKPLKYHSQLGYQTAAPACKDFMGGKTKMTGDGLSRLIPWTARNLIEPGGIELGINEDTGDPIVLDLQNRETGFNVGVWGTIGSGKTTTVTRLLSRLKMKNSDMPVVIIDPKEEFAGFTWLFDGDRVVIGSDTGINPLQIEETSVEKLEEIGEEAPYRNAIRRAMDFVRSFYDYQGIPFENKQGTWRKAIQKAYRGRGITNNPETHHHESPTFADDVFPIFLEMIRNPEKHVEDELEDVDLSKDELQKTANDIYQNDIGALREDGEFAHLSKSTDIDLQSIDVLYLDLQNYESETTAGLMMGPLLTAVLEQAKKVDEPMALAMDEFHYMLHNSSSLETLKQGYRHSRHSDLSMITATQSVEEFFTESDDGSGQQLTETASTLTNLMSVKIWHYLEEMDDDWAGEFDMSESERQYIDDASTGDPTAQALLQTQKKGSYRLDVNFSDKLNPREFAMNQYDPTDHGPDPLAFLDGYTDRTGRDVTEWSWSMPTESDEEQSATELADGRTVTTDVSDVDTMPGNGADSAHSASESTDGEDEASESDDGQQSDGFASRLKDSVSDAVGRNDQDESEVVEDLELTDIHGTITARMASDLRTAGYESVEDFFEADNAALAEIEGLDVTKAAFLRRQAAKTLDRSPSVVESPEATDKREAAADAESGEENAENGGHQPEGAQPSDTPDGDESADAAEHSPEDNDASQPALTDIQEVGSDRADVLREAGFETVEDVAAASENGLTDAEGIGAARAETISGSASALLDDSGRAEADATGDGE